A section of the Borrelia coriaceae genome encodes:
- a CDS encoding Mlp family lipoprotein produces MNIFIKLLVLYHTLLLYCCSEYQLNTGSNPDNTQSIEPPTLKIQEHRNENTQESNILTLTNEEKDKFNLLMFAFNKAFQELRNMIEAYQNGTLNHPRDLIEDYQHELNRYTSFVNWLSKDISKQKELANAFSPIYNLLEKERKLYANNITLEKHISNILTKGRHHYLEEYRNPVDNPVRSFFYHYVTFIRNTNEEMFEAFKEYIQSNTMIVQSLRDTVEFIPIPTQ; encoded by the coding sequence ATGAATATATTTATCAAATTATTAGTACTTTATCACACATTGCTTTTATACTGCTGCAGTGAATATCAATTGAACACAGGCTCTAATCCCGATAACACTCAATCAATAGAGCCCCCAACACTCAAAATTCAAGAACATAGAAATGAAAATACACAAGAATCAAATATACTTACTTTAACTAATGAAGAAAAGGACAAATTTAACTTATTAATGTTTGCATTTAATAAAGCATTTCAAGAACTACGAAATATGATTGAAGCATATCAAAATGGTACATTGAACCATCCTAGAGATCTAATCGAAGATTATCAACATGAACTAAATAGATATACAAGTTTTGTTAATTGGCTTTCAAAAGACATATCAAAACAAAAAGAATTAGCTAATGCTTTTTCTCCAATCTATAATCTCCTAGAAAAAGAACGGAAATTATATGCAAACAACATAACTCTTGAAAAACATATAAGCAATATATTAACCAAAGGAAGACATCATTACTTAGAGGAATATCGCAATCCAGTTGATAATCCAGTACGAAGTTTTTTCTATCATTATGTTACTTTTATTAGAAATACCAATGAAGAAATGTTCGAAGCATTTAAAGAATATATACAAAGTAATACAATGATTGTCCAATCTCTAAGAGATACCGTAGAGTTTATACCTATTCCTACACAATGA